In Odocoileus virginianus isolate 20LAN1187 ecotype Illinois unplaced genomic scaffold, Ovbor_1.2 Unplaced_Contig_11, whole genome shotgun sequence, one DNA window encodes the following:
- the CD69 gene encoding early activation antigen CD69 has product MTSEDFSTTETSSLHLKREQQSHVTGTYSATYHEGSIQVPIPCAVVNVVFITTLIIALIALSVGQYNCPGQYVSSAPPNTHVFPCSDDWIEHNGKCYLISKKTKNWTLAQNSCSKHGATLAVIDSKEDMNFLKQHVGRAEHWIGLKNEAGQTWKWSNGQEFNNWFNLTGSENCAVLNSAEVSSTECDKNLHWICSKRSK; this is encoded by the exons ATGACTTCTGAAGATTTTTCTACAACAGAGACCAGCTCCTTGCACCTGAAAAGAGAACAACAAA GTCATGTCACTGGAACTTACTCTGCAACATATCATGAAGGGTCCATTCAAGTTCCTATCCCATGTGCTGTAGTAAATGTGGTCTTCATCACCACTCTCATCATAGCTCTCATTGCTCTATCAG TGGGCCAGTACAACTGTCCAGGACAATATGTGTCATCAGCACCACCAAACACCCATGTGTTTCCATGCTCAGACGATTGGATTGAACACAACGGGAAATGCTATCTTATttccaagaaaacaaagaactggaCCTTGGCCCAAAACTCTTGCTCCAAACACGGTGCCACTCTTGCTGTCATTGATTCTAAAGAGGACATG aactttttaaaacaacATGTGGGTAGAGCTGAACACTGGATTGGGCTGAAAAATGAAGCTGGTCAGACATGGAAATGGTCAAATGGCCAAGAATTTAACAACTG GTTCAACCTTACGGGGTCTGAGAACTGTGCAGTTCTGAACAGTGCAGAGGTCAGCAGCACAGAATGTGACAAGAATTTACACTGGATATGTAGCAAACGTTCCAAATAA